The following is a genomic window from Kiloniellales bacterium.
GCACCGGCCATCAGTTCGAGGCGCGCCTCCGCCGTTACTGTCCCGGGCTCCTTGAGGTAGAGCACGCAGCCGACCCTGAGCAGCGACGCGAAGTTGGCGATCTCGCCGCGCTGCTCGAGCACCTCGTCGTAGAGCATGGAGAGGAAGCGCGGCGTGGTCAGTCCCTGCCGCGCTGCCAGGTCGTCCAGGATTTCCCAGAAAGTGGCTTCC
Proteins encoded in this region:
- a CDS encoding ribbon-helix-helix domain-containing protein, with product MCQIFAGQDPADYESVTRSVRLAGHATSIRLEATFWEILDDLAARQGLTTPRFLSMLYDEVLEQRGEIANFASLLRVGCVLYLKEPGTVTAEARLELMAGAAE